Proteins from a genomic interval of Flammeovirgaceae bacterium SG7u.111:
- a CDS encoding TetR/AcrR family transcriptional regulator — protein MDTQKRILEEAISLYLKFGARRVTMDDIANSLAISKKTIYQYFKDKDEIVAMAIKGILEKEEAEIDKLVKNAGNAIEGFIKVTEYFRKVMRSINPTLLYDLEKYYPNAWAVYKGHQEDCHLTSLKNMLERGKEEGVFRKETDIEVLALMRVHQVQLGFDQKIFPIHKFDLFEVQYQLVVHFMYGISTLEGAKQLHEYFSKVSYLNNQKN, from the coding sequence TTGGATACACAAAAGAGAATTTTAGAGGAAGCGATCAGCTTGTACCTGAAATTTGGAGCGCGTAGGGTAACGATGGACGATATTGCCAATAGCTTAGCCATATCGAAAAAGACTATTTATCAGTATTTTAAAGATAAGGATGAAATAGTGGCCATGGCTATCAAGGGGATTTTGGAGAAAGAAGAGGCTGAGATAGATAAGCTAGTTAAAAATGCAGGAAATGCAATAGAGGGTTTTATCAAGGTTACAGAGTATTTCAGAAAAGTTATGAGGTCTATTAACCCAACCTTGCTTTATGATTTGGAAAAATATTACCCCAATGCATGGGCTGTTTATAAGGGACACCAAGAAGACTGCCATCTTACCTCACTTAAAAATATGTTGGAAAGGGGAAAGGAAGAAGGCGTGTTCCGAAAAGAAACAGATATTGAGGTATTGGCGCTTATGCGTGTCCATCAGGTTCAGTTGGGTTTTGACCAGAAAATTTTCCCCATCCATAAGTTTGATTTGTTTGAGGTTCAGTACCAACTGGTAGTGCATTTTATGTATGGGATTTCCACCTTGGAGGGTGCAAAACAACTCCATGAATATTTTTCAA